In Cyprinus carpio isolate SPL01 chromosome B16, ASM1834038v1, whole genome shotgun sequence, the following are encoded in one genomic region:
- the rspo1 gene encoding R-spondin-1 — MHLGLVVLAIVFLGSMGHGDNLKASKARRQRRISTEVPPACSNGCEHCSEYNGCLKCRPRLFILLERNDIRQIGICLAACPVGYYGIRNRDMNKCTQCKIENCEACFSRNFCTKCKEGLYSHRGRCFSSCPEGFTVNGTMECVVQCDLSEWSPWGPCMKKNKTCGFKKGNQTRTREPLQLPSPATSTGAAPPSGCVPETQTQRCTVQKKITCKGETKKNPPNRGEKNGKNRGRDSKESGKGGNKKKKTPNRSTTVPTITTSMVT; from the exons ATGCATTTGGGACTGGTGGTGCTGGCAATTGTCTTCCTCGGCTCCATGGGTCATGGCGATAACCTCAAGGCCTCCAAAGCAAGAAGACAGAGACGAA TAAGCACTGAAGTACCACCAGCATGCTCAAATGGCTGTGAACACTGCTCAGAGTACAACGGCTGTCTTAAATGTCGACCCCGGCTCTTCATCCTACTGGAGCGGAATGACATCCGTCAGATAGGCATTTGCCTCGCTGCCTGTCCTGTTGGATATTATGGCATTCGAAATCGTGATATGAACAAATGCACAC aatgtaaaatagaaaactgtgaggcatgttttagcCGAAACTTTTGCACAAAATGTAAGGAGGGCCTGTACTCACACAGAGGACGGTGTTTCTCCAGCTGTCCTGAAGGATTCACCGTCAATGGCACCATGGAGTGTGTAG TCCAATGTGATCTAAGTGAGTGGAGTCCGTGGGGCCCTTGCATGAAGAAGAACAAAACATGTGGCTTTAAAAAGGGAAACCAGACCCGTACCAGGGAGCCCTTACAGCTTCCAAGTCCTGCCACTTCCACAGGGGCTGCTCCGCCCTCGGGCTGCGTCCCAGAGACACAGACCCAAAGATGTACCGTGCAGAAAAAGATCACTTGCAAAG GAGAAACTAAGAAGAATCCGCCAAACCGTGGAGAAAAAAATGGCAAGAACCGCGGACGAGACTCCAAAGAAAGTGGCAAAGGgggcaacaagaaaaaaaagacccCGAACAGGTCCACCACTGTCCCCACCATAACAACAAGCATGGTGACCTAA